A genomic region of Streptomyces diastaticus subsp. diastaticus contains the following coding sequences:
- a CDS encoding DeoR/GlpR family DNA-binding transcription regulator, protein MGTEERRRGILHTARRDGSVEVNALAALFRVAKETIRRDLHALEEHGLVRRTHGGAYPVESAGFETTLAVRTTRNVPQKSRIAAAAADLLGDAETVFIDEGFTPQLVAEALPKDRELTVVTASLAVATALAGAERTAVLLLGGRVRGATLATVGHWAGRMLGDFVVDLAFIGANGISRSYGLTTPDPTVAEVKAQAVRCSRRRVFAGLHTKFGAVSFCRFAEVADFEAIVTDTGLTSAEAQRYSLLGPQVIRV, encoded by the coding sequence GTGGGCACCGAGGAACGCCGCAGAGGGATTCTCCACACGGCCCGCCGCGACGGCTCGGTGGAGGTGAACGCGCTCGCCGCCCTGTTCCGCGTGGCGAAGGAGACCATCCGCCGTGATCTGCACGCCCTGGAGGAGCACGGTCTCGTCCGCCGGACCCACGGCGGGGCCTACCCCGTGGAGTCGGCGGGGTTCGAGACCACGCTCGCCGTGCGCACCACCCGCAACGTGCCGCAGAAGTCGCGGATCGCGGCTGCCGCGGCCGATCTGCTCGGCGACGCCGAGACCGTCTTCATCGACGAGGGCTTCACCCCGCAACTCGTCGCCGAGGCGCTGCCGAAGGACCGGGAGCTGACCGTCGTCACCGCCTCGCTCGCCGTCGCGACCGCGCTGGCCGGAGCCGAGAGGACCGCCGTGCTGCTGCTCGGCGGCCGGGTGCGTGGTGCCACCCTGGCCACCGTCGGGCACTGGGCGGGACGGATGCTCGGCGACTTCGTGGTCGACCTGGCGTTCATCGGCGCCAACGGCATCTCCCGCTCGTACGGCCTGACCACCCCGGACCCGACGGTCGCCGAGGTCAAGGCGCAGGCGGTGCGGTGTTCTCGGCGCCGGGTCTTCGCCGGGCTGCACACCAAGTTCGGCGCGGTCAGCTTCTGCCGCTTCGCCGAGGTCGCCGACTTCGAGGCCATCGTCACCGACACCGGTCTCACCTCGGCGGAGGCCCAGCGCTACTCCCTCCTCGGTCCCCAGGTCATCCGCGTCTGA